A genomic segment from Malus domestica chromosome 05, GDT2T_hap1 encodes:
- the LOC103434779 gene encoding allantoinase: MDALQWRILPVLTLIASFLLFFYFQYPSQQYPKNCSLLPFQHYWIASKRIVTPQGVISGAVEIKDGKIASIVKEEEKHGKIKSENVIDYGEAVVMPGLIDVHAHLDDPGRAEWEGFPSGTKAAAAGGITTLVDMPLNSDPSTVSRETLELKIKAAESRIYVDVGFWGGLVPENAFNASALEDLLDAGVLGLKSFMCPSGINDFPMTNASHIKEGLSVLAKYRRPLLVHAEKEQELESNLGVEDGSNNPRSYSTYLKTRPPSWEEAAIKDLLTLTKDTRIGGPAEGAHLHIVHLSDSRSSLDLIKEAKSGGDSLTVETCPHYLAFSAEEIPDGDTRFKCSPPIRDAANKEKLWEALLEGHVDMLSSDHSPTMPELKLLDGGDFLKAWGGISSLQFVLPVTWSYGQKYGVTLQQLALWWSERPARLAGQKLKGAIAVGNHADIVVWDPDVEFDLDDEFPMHVKHPGISAYLGTKLSGRVAATFVRGNLVFEEGKHAPAVCGVPILAS; the protein is encoded by the exons ATGGACGCGCTGCAATGGAGGATATTGCCGGTGCTTACACTGATCGCTTCTTTCCTACTATTTTTCTATTTCCAGTATCCCTCCCAG CAATATCCGAAAAACTGCAGCCTGCTGCCTTTCCAACATTATTGGATCGCCAGCAAGCGCATTGTGACACCTCAAGGGGTTATTTCTGGAGCAG TTGAGATTAAGGATGGGAAGATTGCCTCAATTGTTAAAGAAGAGGAAAAGCATGGGAAGATCAAGTCGGAAAATGTGATTGATTACGGAGAGGCCGTTGTCATGCCTGGCCTGATTGATGT GCATGCACATCTCGACGATCCTGGAAGAGCTGAATGGGAAGGATTTCCTTCCGGAACTaaagctgctgctgctg GTGGGATAACAACATTGGTTGACATGCCTCTGAATAGTGACCCATCGACTGTCTCCAGAGAGACTTTGGAACTCAAGATTAAGGCCGCCGAGAGCAGAATTTACGTTGATGTTG GCTTTTGGGGAGGGCTTGTTCCTGAAAACGCGTTCAATGCATCTGCTCTCGAGGACCTCCTAGATGCCGGCGTTCTTGGTCTAAAG TCTTTTATGTGTCCATCCGGGATCAACGACTTTCCTATGACAAATGCCAGTCACATTAAG GAGGGACTGTCTGTACTAGCGAAATACAGAAGGCCTTTACTTGTACATGCTGAGAAAGAACAAGAACTCGAAAGCAACTTGGGAGTTGAAGATGGTAGTAACAATCCTCGTTCTTATTCAACATATCTCAAGACCAGGCCACCTTCGTG GGAAGAGGCAGCAATTAAGGATCTCTTGACCTTGACAAAGGACACAAGGATTGGTGGCCCGGCAGAAGGAGCTCATCTTCACATTGTTCACTTGTCAGACTCGCGCTCTTCATTAGATCTTATTAAG GAAGCGAAAAGTGGCGGTGATAGTTTAACTGTTGAGACATGCCCTCACTACTTAGCTTTCTCAGCCGAAGAGATTCCCGATGGAGATACGCGTTTCAAATGTTCTCCACCCATCCGCGATGCAGCCAACAAGGAAAAACTGTGGGAGGCTTTGTTG GAGGGACACGTTGACATGCTAAGCTCTGATCACTCACCAACCATGCCGGAACTTAAGCTTCTCGACGGTGGAGACTTTTTGAAAGCTTGGGGTGGCATATCATCTCTGCAG TTTGTTCTTCCTGTGACATGGTCATATGGCCAGAAATATGGAGTGACATTACAACAGTTAGCTTTATGGTGGAGCGAAAGGCCGGCCAGGCTCGCTGGACAAAAATTGAAG GGGGCAATTGCAGTAGGGAATCACGCGGATATCGTAGTATGGGATCCAGATGTGGAATTCGACCTCGATGATGAATTCCCCATGCACGTCAAACACCCA GGTATTTCAGCTTACTTGGGGACAAAGTTATCCGGAAGAGTTGCAGCCACATTTGTAAGAGGAAACCTTGTCTTCGAAGAGGGGAAACATGCTCCCGCAGTCTGCGGCGTTCCAATTCTGGCAAGCTGA
- the LOC103434783 gene encoding monothiol glutaredoxin-S17-like → MGGSVKDVQSQKELDSLVHGGSPVVLHFWASWCEASKHMDEVFAHLSTDFPHAHFLRVEAEEQPEISEAYSVSAVPFFAFVKDGKVADTLEGADPSSLTNKVARVAGSVNPGEPAAPAILGMAAGPTILETVQELARENGSSQVKVQAQNGPADALKRRLQQLIDSNPVMLFMKGSPEAPQCGFSQKVVDILKEEKVKFGSFDILSDSEVREGLKKFSNWPTFPQLYCKGELLGGCDIAISMHESGELKEVFRDHGIDTTDSAGAKVTEAGSGKGGISASTGVSETLNSRLESLINKSPVVLFMKGKPDEPKCGFSRKVVDILVQEKVDFESFDILSDDEVRQGLKVYSNWSSYPQLYIKGELIGGSDIVLEMQRSGELKKVLAEKGIVPKDTLEDRLKKLITSSQVMVFIKGTPDAPRCGFSSKVVNALREEGVSFGSFDILSDEDVRQGLKVFSNWPTFPQLYYKGELIGGCDIVMELKSNGELKSTLTE, encoded by the exons ATGGGTGGCTCAGTGAAGGATGTGCAGTCGCAAAAGGAGCTCGATAGCTTGGTCCACGGTGGCTCGCCGGTGGTTCTGCACTTCTGGGCGTCGTGGTGTGAGGCTTCCAAGCACATGGACGAGGTCTTCGCCCACCTCTCCACGGATTTCCCGCACGCCCATTTCTTAAGG GTTGAAGCTGAGGAGCAGCCGGAGATATCCGAGGCCTATTCGGTTTCCGCTGTGCCGTTTTTCGCCTTTGTGAAG GATGGAAAGGTTGCGGATACGTTAGAAGGGGCAGATCCATCCAGTTTGACCAATAAAGTTGCTAGGGTTGCTGGATCAGTTAACCCTGGAGAACCTGCTGCTCCTGCCATCCTTGGGATGGCTGCTGGACCGACCATACTTGAAACAGTCCAAGAGTTAGCAAGAGAAAATGGTTCTTCCCAGGTGAAAGTTCAAGCGCAAAATGGTCCTGCAGATGCCTTGAAAAGGCGGTTGCAGCAGCTGATTGACTCTAATCCAGTCATGCTTTTCATGAAAGGAAGCCCTGAGGCGCCCCAATGTGGATTTAGCCAAAAAGTTGTGGACATTTTGAAGGAAGAGAAGGTCAAATTCGGAAGTTTTGATATTCTTTCGGACAGTGAAGTCAGAGAGGGGTTGAAGAAGTTTTCTAACTGGCCAACGTTTCCGCAGCTTTACTGCAAAGGGGAGCTTCTTGGTGGGTGTGACATAGCAATCTCAATGCATGAGAGTGGTGAATTAAAGGAAGTTTTCAGAGACCATGGAATTGATACTACTGATTCTGCTGGGGCAAAAGTAACTGAAGCTGGAAGTGGAAAGGGTGGAATCTCGGCATCTACTGGTGTGAGTGAAACTCTTAACTCTCGACTTGAAAGCCTGATTAATAAAAGCCCTGTTGTGCTGTTTATGAAGGGAAAACCAGATGAACCAAAGTGTGGTTTCAGCCGAAAGGTGGTCGACATCCTTGTGCAAGAAAAGGTGGACTTTGAGAGTTTTGATATTCTCTCTGATGATGAAGTCCGTCAAGGGCTCAAAGTTTATTCAAACTGGTCCAGTTATCCTCAACTATACATCAAAGGTGAACTTATTGGTGGATCAGATATTGTATTGGAGATGCAAAGGAGTGGGGAGCTCAAGAAGGTTTTGGCAGAGAAAGGGATTGTTCCGAAAGATACTCTTGAAGATCGTTTAAAGAAATTGATTACTTCTTCACAAGTGATGGTCTTCATCAAGGGCACACCCGATGCTCCCAGATGCGGTTTTAGTTCCAAGGTCGTGAATGCCCTTAGAGAAGAGGGTGTGAGTTTTGGGTCCTTTGATATTTTATCCGACGAGGATGTGAGGCAGGGGCTTAAAGTCTTCTCGAACTGGCCAACCTTTCCTCAGCTCTATTACAAAGGTGAGCTGATCGGAGGTTGTGATATCGTGATGGAGCTGAAAAGCAACGGAGAGCTTAAATCTACCCTTACAGAGTGA
- the LOC103434785 gene encoding pentatricopeptide repeat-containing protein At4g21705, mitochondrial-like isoform X1, with amino-acid sequence MVPKLFARTLIRNAMASRSYYTSRTKKPTLYNKISPLGNPSLNVVPELDDWVYNGNKVRVAELQRIIHDLRKRKRFSQALQISEWMNQKGVCIFSPVEHAVQLDLIGKVRGFDSAEEYFNNLRDEDKNIKTYGALLNCYVRQRQVDKSLAHLRKMKGMGFVSSPLTYNDIMCLYTNVGQHEKVPGVLAEMKENNVPPDNFSYRICINSYGVRSDLEGMEKVFKEMESQPRIVMDWNTYAVVANFYVKEGQTDKAMNALKKSEERLDNKDGLGYNHLISLYASMGSKGEVLRLWGVEKSACKRCINRDYMGMLMSLVRLGELDEAEKVMEEWELSGNCYDFRVPQTVITGYTVKGLYERAEALLEDLMEKGKATTARSWETVAAGYVNKGEMKKAFKCLKVALRLSSEKRWKPNLGVVTLTTLLSWLGDEGSAEDAEAFVGALRKVIPVNKHMYHALLKAYVRDGKEVNSVLDRMKADKIDGDGEETEKILAMREY; translated from the exons ATGGTTCCGAAGCTCTTCGCCAGAACCCTAATCCGAAATGCGATGGCGAGCAGGTCCTACTACACGAGCAGGACCAAGAAGCCGACCCTCTACAACAAAATCAGCCCGCTCGGAAACCCTAGCTTGAATGTGGTTCCAGAGCTCGACGACTGGGTCTACAATGGCAACAAAGTCCGAGTCGCCGAGCTTCAGCGCATCATTCACGACCTCCGAAAGCGGAAACGCTTCTCCCAAGCCCTCCAG ATTTCAGAGTGGATGAATCAGAAGGGGGTATGCATATTTTCGCCGGTTGAGCATGCCGTGCAGCTGGATTTGATTGGGAAGGTACGCGGGTTTGATTCCGCAGAAGAATATTTCAATAATTTGAGGGACGAAGATAAGAACATCAAGACGTATGGTGCTCTTTTGAATTGCTATGTCCGGCAGCGCCAAGTGGATAAGTCCCTCGCTCATTTGCGCAAAATGAAGGGGATGGGATTTGTTTCCTCGCCTCTTACTTACAACGACATCATGTGTTTGTATACGAATGTTGGCCAGCACGAGAAGGTCCCGGGCGTTCTTGCTGAGATGAAGGAGAACAATGTCCCTCCGGACAACTTCAGCTATAGAATCTGCATCAATTCGTATGGCGTGAGGTCTGATCTTGAAGGAATGGAAAAGGTTTTTAAAGAGATGGAAAGCCAGCCTCGCATTGTCATGGACTGGAACACGTATGCTGTCGTTGCCAATTTCTATGTTAAAGAAGGCCAAACCGATAAGGCAATGAATGCTTTGAAGAAGTCGGAAGAGAGGCTGGATAACAAAGACGGACTTGGCTACAATCATCTGATTTCGCTGTATGCGAGTATGGGaagtaagggtgaagttttGAGGTTATGGGGTGTTGAGAAGAGCGCTTGTAAGAGATGCATAAACAGGGATTATATGGGCATGTTGATGTCTCTGGTGAGGCTCGGTGAGCTCGATGAAGCTGAGAAGGTGATGGAGGAGTGGGAATTGTCTGGAAACTGTTACGATTTTCGGGTGCCACAAACTGTCATTACAGGCTACACCGTAAAGGGATTGTACGAGAGAGCTGAAGCTCTGCTTGAAGACTTGATGGAGAAGGGAAAGGCAACCAcagcgagaagttgggaaacaGTGGCGGCGGGGTATGTGAATAAGGGTGAGATGAAGAAGGCTTTTAAGTGCTTGAAGGTGGCCCTCCGTCTGTCTTCCGAGAAAAGATGGAAGCCGAACCTCGGAGTAGTGACACTGACAACCTTATTGAGTTGGCTTGGTGACGAAGGCAGTGCTGAAGATGcggaagcttttgttggggcATTGAGGAAAGTCATCCCGGTGAACAAGCACATGTATCATGCTTTGTTAAAGGCATATGTAAGAGACGGTAAAGAAGTGAATAGTGTTTTGGATCGAATGAAAGCTGATAAAATAGACGGCGATGGCGAAGAGACAGAGAAAATCCTCGCCATGAGAGAATACTAG
- the LOC103434785 gene encoding pentatricopeptide repeat-containing protein At4g21705, mitochondrial-like isoform X2, whose product MNQKGVCIFSPVEHAVQLDLIGKVRGFDSAEEYFNNLRDEDKNIKTYGALLNCYVRQRQVDKSLAHLRKMKGMGFVSSPLTYNDIMCLYTNVGQHEKVPGVLAEMKENNVPPDNFSYRICINSYGVRSDLEGMEKVFKEMESQPRIVMDWNTYAVVANFYVKEGQTDKAMNALKKSEERLDNKDGLGYNHLISLYASMGSKGEVLRLWGVEKSACKRCINRDYMGMLMSLVRLGELDEAEKVMEEWELSGNCYDFRVPQTVITGYTVKGLYERAEALLEDLMEKGKATTARSWETVAAGYVNKGEMKKAFKCLKVALRLSSEKRWKPNLGVVTLTTLLSWLGDEGSAEDAEAFVGALRKVIPVNKHMYHALLKAYVRDGKEVNSVLDRMKADKIDGDGEETEKILAMREY is encoded by the coding sequence ATGAATCAGAAGGGGGTATGCATATTTTCGCCGGTTGAGCATGCCGTGCAGCTGGATTTGATTGGGAAGGTACGCGGGTTTGATTCCGCAGAAGAATATTTCAATAATTTGAGGGACGAAGATAAGAACATCAAGACGTATGGTGCTCTTTTGAATTGCTATGTCCGGCAGCGCCAAGTGGATAAGTCCCTCGCTCATTTGCGCAAAATGAAGGGGATGGGATTTGTTTCCTCGCCTCTTACTTACAACGACATCATGTGTTTGTATACGAATGTTGGCCAGCACGAGAAGGTCCCGGGCGTTCTTGCTGAGATGAAGGAGAACAATGTCCCTCCGGACAACTTCAGCTATAGAATCTGCATCAATTCGTATGGCGTGAGGTCTGATCTTGAAGGAATGGAAAAGGTTTTTAAAGAGATGGAAAGCCAGCCTCGCATTGTCATGGACTGGAACACGTATGCTGTCGTTGCCAATTTCTATGTTAAAGAAGGCCAAACCGATAAGGCAATGAATGCTTTGAAGAAGTCGGAAGAGAGGCTGGATAACAAAGACGGACTTGGCTACAATCATCTGATTTCGCTGTATGCGAGTATGGGaagtaagggtgaagttttGAGGTTATGGGGTGTTGAGAAGAGCGCTTGTAAGAGATGCATAAACAGGGATTATATGGGCATGTTGATGTCTCTGGTGAGGCTCGGTGAGCTCGATGAAGCTGAGAAGGTGATGGAGGAGTGGGAATTGTCTGGAAACTGTTACGATTTTCGGGTGCCACAAACTGTCATTACAGGCTACACCGTAAAGGGATTGTACGAGAGAGCTGAAGCTCTGCTTGAAGACTTGATGGAGAAGGGAAAGGCAACCAcagcgagaagttgggaaacaGTGGCGGCGGGGTATGTGAATAAGGGTGAGATGAAGAAGGCTTTTAAGTGCTTGAAGGTGGCCCTCCGTCTGTCTTCCGAGAAAAGATGGAAGCCGAACCTCGGAGTAGTGACACTGACAACCTTATTGAGTTGGCTTGGTGACGAAGGCAGTGCTGAAGATGcggaagcttttgttggggcATTGAGGAAAGTCATCCCGGTGAACAAGCACATGTATCATGCTTTGTTAAAGGCATATGTAAGAGACGGTAAAGAAGTGAATAGTGTTTTGGATCGAATGAAAGCTGATAAAATAGACGGCGATGGCGAAGAGACAGAGAAAATCCTCGCCATGAGAGAATACTAG
- the LOC103434784 gene encoding heat stress transcription factor B-2a-like, with translation MAETSSRTRSAAPFLSKTFDLLEEQDVGGDDGGKRNTVSWNVEGTGFIVWSPADFSELLLPKYFKHNNFSSFIRQLNTYGFKKTSPKLWEFKHEKFQKGCRHMLVEITRKKCEPSAFPAYLKASEESESTSTALAAAEENNCLLLMEENKNLRKQQLELQVQIAQFKTLENKLLDCVAQYMDDHRNKARC, from the exons ATGGCTGAAACTTCTTCCCGAACAAGAAGCGCCGCCCCGTTTCTGTCGAAGACGTTCGATCTGCTAGAAGAACAAGATGTCGGAGGAGATGATGGTGGGAAGAGGAATACTGTGTCATGGAATGTAGAGGGCACTGGATTTATAGTATGGTCTCCTGCTGATTTCTCAGAGCTCCTGTTGCCTAAATATTTCAAGCACAACAATTTCTCCAGCTTCATTCGCCAACTTAACACCTAT GGATTCAAGAAAACATCACCAAAACTGTGGGAATTTAAGCACGAAAAGTTCCAAAAGGGCTGCAGGCACATGCTAGTTGAGATCACCAGGAAGAAATGCGAACCAAGTGCTTTTCCAGCGTATCTGAAGGCTTCAGAAGAGAGTGAGAGCACAAGCACTGCACTGGCAGCAGCAGAAGAAAACAATTGCCTGCTATTAATGGAGGAGAATAAGAACCTGAGAAAACAGCAGTTGGAGCTGCAGGTGCAAATAGCTCAGTTCAAAACCCTGGAAAATAAGCTGTTGGATTGCGTAGCCCAGTACATGGATGACCATCGGAACAAAGCTCGATGCTGA
- the LOC103434782 gene encoding putative nuclear RNA export factor SDE5 isoform X1, whose product MYFWLVISQVGKNPSVLKTLDLTNQSLDNFPRKERALEGRKRNSFLVIRRVSGKMEASGSNGASIVTDEMALRGLLEAFGPAFSLDQIASAYCKAGKNAEDAAEALALSAPDGGETSRLPVNGIYKKPPYQANGNGNGNMNGNGNPGASKPKYRPVSAGSVSNIIGKHYVKKTSPTPANGSSEATKPLKLNSSVLPMSEIWVENDGSSSSKDDRLHQDMEDFLFSMLGVGFKLERDRIRQVLDSCGYDMEKSMEKLINLPALTSEKRNELVGKSSEKSADLSLKYKVSSDRKSKNYTEGNRDRASNTNGAEVTEQQKERNDIPKDILASLFGASEGTEETPVERPRSKIKAGSRYGAYGHLVAEPPQDFTSEYKSAVVYQQHHVEDDADDEDSYQGLRKSWKEYRSTMNDYYQAAVAAFAKKDRDQAYKLLEQGRFFLEKACEVEEKSNEMILKPRNVETQGEIVLDVQECGAKEAIRLLKCQISSFSGISSIKFLKVICDTKEEDISKGSRRRSLILKLLQEESIKWTEGENAGTILIHLDSVNRRQVTFVKKK is encoded by the exons ATGTATTTTTGGTTGGTAATTAGCCAGGTAGGCAAGAACCCATCAGTACTTAAAACACTTGACTTGACCAATCAATCACTCGACAACTTCCCTCGGAAGGAACGTGCTTTGGAAGGGAGAAAGCGA AATTCTTTTCTTGTTATCCGTCGAGTTTCTGGGAAAATGGAGGCCTCTGGTTCGAACGGCGCGTCGATTGTCACCGACGAGATGGCGCTGAGGGGTTTGCTGGAGGCGTTCGGGCCCGCGTTTTCTCTCGATCAAATCGCTTCTGCGTATTGCAAGGCGGGGAAGAATGCTGAGGACGCCGCCGAAGCTCTGGCTCTCTCTGCACCCGATGGCGGAGAAACTTCCAGATTACCTGTCAATGGTATCTATAAGAAGCCGCCGTATCAGGCAAACGGGAATGGGAATGGGAATATGAATGGGAACGGGAATCCCGGAGCTTCAAAGCCGAAATATCGGCCGGTTTCAGCTGGCAGCGTCTCGAACATTATTGGGAAGCATTATGTTAAGAAAACGTCGCCGACACCGGCAAATGGGTCTAGTGAAGCAACCAAGCCGTTGAAGCTGAACTCCAGTGTGTTGCCAATGTCAGAAATTTGGGTCGAAAACGATGGGTCTAGTTCTTCAAAGGATGATCGGCTCCACCAGGACATGGAGGATTTTCTGTTCAGTATGCTTGGAGTTGGGTTCAAGCTAGAGAGGGATCGGATTCGGCAAGTTCTTG ATAGTTGCGGATATGATATGGAAAAG AGCATGGAAAAACTGATTAATCTGCCAGCATTGACTTCCGAAAAAAGGAACGAACTTGTTGGAAAATCCAGTGAGAAG TCTGCAGATTTGTCCCTGAAATATAAAGTATCCTCCGACAGAAAATCCAAAAACTACACCGAAGG TAACAGAGATAGGGCTTCAAATACAAATGGAGCAGAAGTTACTGAACAGCAAAAGGAGAGAAATGATATCCCGAAGGATATTCTGGCTTCCCTGTTTGGTGCTTCTGAGGGAACCGAGGAGACACCAGTGGAGCGACCAAGAAGTAAAATAAAGGCAGGGAGTAGATATGGAGCATATGGACACCTAGTTGCTGAACCTCCGCAAGATTTCACTTCAGAGTACAAGTCAGCTGTTGTGTATCAACAGCATCATGTCGAGGATG ACGCAGATGACGAAGATAGCTACCAGGGTCTCCGTAAGTCTTGGAAGGAGTATCGGAGTACGATGAACGACTATTACCAGGCT GCTGTAGCCGCATTTGCTAAGAAGGATCGTGATCAAGCTTACAAACTTCTAGAACAA GGACGTTTTTTCCTCGAAAAGGCGTGTGAAGTAGAAGAGAAGTCGAATGAAATGATTCTTAAACCTAG AAATGTTGAGACACAAGGTGAAATAGTGCTTGACGTGCAAGAATGCGGTGCCAAGGAGGCAATACGTCTTTTGAAGTGTCAAATTTCCTCATTTTCTGGTATCTCAT CAATCAAGTTTCTTAAGGTCATATGTGATACAAAAGAGGAAGATATCTCAAAGGGGTCTCGAAGACGATCATTG ATTTTGAAGCTACTGCAGGAAGAATCGATTAAGTGGACCGAAGGAGAAAATGCTGGAACAATACTAATCCACTTAGACAGTGTTAATCGGAGACAAGTAACTTTTGTCAAGAAGAAGTGA
- the LOC103434782 gene encoding putative nuclear RNA export factor SDE5 isoform X2 produces MEASGSNGASIVTDEMALRGLLEAFGPAFSLDQIASAYCKAGKNAEDAAEALALSAPDGGETSRLPVNGIYKKPPYQANGNGNGNMNGNGNPGASKPKYRPVSAGSVSNIIGKHYVKKTSPTPANGSSEATKPLKLNSSVLPMSEIWVENDGSSSSKDDRLHQDMEDFLFSMLGVGFKLERDRIRQVLDSCGYDMEKSMEKLINLPALTSEKRNELVGKSSEKSADLSLKYKVSSDRKSKNYTEGNRDRASNTNGAEVTEQQKERNDIPKDILASLFGASEGTEETPVERPRSKIKAGSRYGAYGHLVAEPPQDFTSEYKSAVVYQQHHVEDDADDEDSYQGLRKSWKEYRSTMNDYYQAAVAAFAKKDRDQAYKLLEQGRFFLEKACEVEEKSNEMILKPRNVETQGEIVLDVQECGAKEAIRLLKCQISSFSGISSIKFLKVICDTKEEDISKGSRRRSLILKLLQEESIKWTEGENAGTILIHLDSVNRRQVTFVKKK; encoded by the exons ATGGAGGCCTCTGGTTCGAACGGCGCGTCGATTGTCACCGACGAGATGGCGCTGAGGGGTTTGCTGGAGGCGTTCGGGCCCGCGTTTTCTCTCGATCAAATCGCTTCTGCGTATTGCAAGGCGGGGAAGAATGCTGAGGACGCCGCCGAAGCTCTGGCTCTCTCTGCACCCGATGGCGGAGAAACTTCCAGATTACCTGTCAATGGTATCTATAAGAAGCCGCCGTATCAGGCAAACGGGAATGGGAATGGGAATATGAATGGGAACGGGAATCCCGGAGCTTCAAAGCCGAAATATCGGCCGGTTTCAGCTGGCAGCGTCTCGAACATTATTGGGAAGCATTATGTTAAGAAAACGTCGCCGACACCGGCAAATGGGTCTAGTGAAGCAACCAAGCCGTTGAAGCTGAACTCCAGTGTGTTGCCAATGTCAGAAATTTGGGTCGAAAACGATGGGTCTAGTTCTTCAAAGGATGATCGGCTCCACCAGGACATGGAGGATTTTCTGTTCAGTATGCTTGGAGTTGGGTTCAAGCTAGAGAGGGATCGGATTCGGCAAGTTCTTG ATAGTTGCGGATATGATATGGAAAAG AGCATGGAAAAACTGATTAATCTGCCAGCATTGACTTCCGAAAAAAGGAACGAACTTGTTGGAAAATCCAGTGAGAAG TCTGCAGATTTGTCCCTGAAATATAAAGTATCCTCCGACAGAAAATCCAAAAACTACACCGAAGG TAACAGAGATAGGGCTTCAAATACAAATGGAGCAGAAGTTACTGAACAGCAAAAGGAGAGAAATGATATCCCGAAGGATATTCTGGCTTCCCTGTTTGGTGCTTCTGAGGGAACCGAGGAGACACCAGTGGAGCGACCAAGAAGTAAAATAAAGGCAGGGAGTAGATATGGAGCATATGGACACCTAGTTGCTGAACCTCCGCAAGATTTCACTTCAGAGTACAAGTCAGCTGTTGTGTATCAACAGCATCATGTCGAGGATG ACGCAGATGACGAAGATAGCTACCAGGGTCTCCGTAAGTCTTGGAAGGAGTATCGGAGTACGATGAACGACTATTACCAGGCT GCTGTAGCCGCATTTGCTAAGAAGGATCGTGATCAAGCTTACAAACTTCTAGAACAA GGACGTTTTTTCCTCGAAAAGGCGTGTGAAGTAGAAGAGAAGTCGAATGAAATGATTCTTAAACCTAG AAATGTTGAGACACAAGGTGAAATAGTGCTTGACGTGCAAGAATGCGGTGCCAAGGAGGCAATACGTCTTTTGAAGTGTCAAATTTCCTCATTTTCTGGTATCTCAT CAATCAAGTTTCTTAAGGTCATATGTGATACAAAAGAGGAAGATATCTCAAAGGGGTCTCGAAGACGATCATTG ATTTTGAAGCTACTGCAGGAAGAATCGATTAAGTGGACCGAAGGAGAAAATGCTGGAACAATACTAATCCACTTAGACAGTGTTAATCGGAGACAAGTAACTTTTGTCAAGAAGAAGTGA
- the LOC139195818 gene encoding uncharacterized protein has protein sequence MDFLNAGWIFASGTGLMSFVHPVHKARATRREDDNGQVCGVMFQMGLCTRIPSIPCTGSESNSNDKCFPTARDGEALAALIMAHATIITALAVTMTTATSTTLAATIATSISTTTSTVLVTTTTNTLSAIISTALVTSAAKTWIEINTTSNNPSSYVLQVLQFFRRALLPFVLRCLLLFAR, from the exons ATGGATTTCCTAAATGCAG GCTGGATATTCGCAAGTGGAACAGGCCTTATGAGCTTTGTTCATCCAGTGCACAAGGCGAGGGCGACTAGGCGCGAAGACGACAATGGACAAGTTTGTGGAGTGATGTTTCAGATGGGTTTGTGCACGCGAATCCCCAGCATCCCGTGCACCGGAAGCGAATCAAATTCGAACGACAAGTGTTTTCCAACTG CCAGGGATGGGGAAGCCTTGGCCGCCTTGATCATGGCCCATGCCACCATCATCACCGCCTTGGCCGTCACAATGACCACCGCCACTTCCACCACATTAGCCGCCACAATTGCCAcctccatatccaccaccacatCCACTGTCTTGGTCACCACAACTACCAACACCTTATCCGCTATCATATCCACTGCCTTGGTCACCTCTGCCGCCAAAACTTGGATTGAAATTAATACCACCTCCAATAATCCCTCCTCCTATGTCCTCCAAGTCCTCCAATTTTTCCGCCGAGCCCTCCTCCCATTTgtcctccgatgcctcctcctatTTGCCCGCTAA